Genomic window (Capsicum annuum cultivar UCD-10X-F1 chromosome 10, UCD10Xv1.1, whole genome shotgun sequence):
attatgaAACCTGTGACCTCACCCGAAGGGCCTGTCTTATGTACCTCGGGAGCCCCGGCTCAAACACACTATAACATTTCTATAGTTATAAAAGCTTCTTATAAAGGGTAAAAGAATGTGAAGTTAATCATTTCCAAATTCAGAACTgtgccatttttttttttggaactaACTAAAAAGAGAAGCGTGTCACATAAACGGAAACAAAGCTGAGTGAGTATTATATAAGCACTTGAAGATCAatgatttgatgaattttctcacttaatatttttttttgttgtttcagTTAAGGTAAATGGTTTAGCTTGCAAAGATCCTAAGTCAGTTACAGCAGAGGATTTTTACTTCAGCGGCCTGCATTTGGCAGGAAACACATCAAACACTTTTGGCTCTAAGGTCACTGCTGTTAATGTAGCTCAAGTTCCAGGACTGAACACTCTTGGTATCTCATTGGCTCGCGTCGACTATGCGCCGTGGGGAATTAACCCTCCACACACTCATCCAAGAGCTACTGAAATACTCACAGTCCTTGCAGGTTCTCTTCAAGTTGGTTTTGTAACTTCAAATCCTGAAAATCGCCTTATTACTAAGGTCCTCAAAAAAGGCGATGTGTTTGTTTTTCCAATTGGACTTGTTCACTACCAACGCAATGTGGGATATGGAAATGCTGTTGCTATTGCTGCTTTGAGTAGCCAGAATCCTGGTGTTATAAGTATTGCTAATGCAGTTTTCGGATCAGAACCAGCTATCGAAACAGATATTCTTGCCAAGGCTTTTCAAGTTGATGAAAGCGTAGCCTCTTTGATACAATCAAAATTTTAAGCAGCGCGCGTTTACTTCATTTGTTTTGTGTGTGATGATAATTGGTGTGAGATGTATATTTGTTTACTTTGTGATGATTTAATTATTCTAAATTTCTTATGATGTATATGCTTTAATATATTCATTCTTGGCTTAATTTCTTGGAAGTTAAAAAGTGTATTGGTATGTGAAAGGCCCAAAATTTTGAGATGTGATGATCAACTAGGAAAGGTAGATACAATGCAAGTAATGATACTTCTAAGGAACTATAATATGTTTTGAGTTTCTCGAACCTATCAAATATTAAGAACCGAATCTCTGTGAGCTATacaccgatttgacccgaaaacGCCCCGTTtacactgtttcgcccgtttgaccacccaaatggccccgcccacacaaacggacaacactaggccgctccccagcctccctggcacgccccgatcgattttcggcccataaCACTCCCAGACCCAGGCCTCACCCCTGGAACCATGGGctaatagcacaccgatttggccaaaaaatgcacCGTTTCCACCATTTCGCCCGtatgaccacctaaatggccctgCCCACAAAAACGAACAACACTAGGtcgctccccaacctccctggcacgccccagtcaGTTTTTAGTCCACagaacgcccggaccctgggcccacccccagaaccgtgggttatagcacactcagtttgcccgaaaatgccttgtttgcaccgtttcgctcgtttgaccacccaaatggcttcgCCGACagaaacggacaacactaggccgctccccagcctcttTGGTACGTcttaatcaatttttgacccaccgCACGCTCAGATCCCTGGCCCACTCCCGGAACTATGGGCTATGACAcactatttggctcaaaaatgccccgtttgcattgtttcacccgtttgaccacccaaatggcctcgcccacacAAACGAACAACAcaaggccgctccccagcctctctgacatgccccgatcgatattcggcccacagcacgcacGAACCCCGGACTCACCCCCAGAACTGTgcgctataacacactgatttggcctgaaaatgcctcattcgcactgtttcgcccgtttgaccacctaaatggccctgCCTGCACAAACAGACAACACTAGGTTGTTCTTCAGCCTCCCTTGCACGCCTGgtttgattttcgacccacaatATGCCcggatcccgggcccacccccgaaattgtAGGCAATAGCACACTTAttgggcccaaaaatgccccgtttgcattgtttcgcccgtttgaccacccaaatggcccctcaCACACAAACGAACAACACTAGGCTGCTTTCCAGCCTTCCTGGcacgcctcgattgatttttagcctacaacacgcccggatcctgggcccacccccagaaccatgggctatagcacaccgatttagcccgaaaatgcttcATTTGCACtatttcacctatttgaccacccaaatggacccgcCCAAACAAAAAGACAACAATAGGCCgctcctcagcctccctggcacgctccgatctatttttggcctacagcacgcccgagcCTCGGGCCCACCTATGgaattgtgggttatagcacatcgatatggcccgaaaatgccctgtttgcatcgttttgcccatttgaccaaccaaatagccccaCCCATACAAATGGACAACAATAGGCCACTCCCCATCTTCCCTAACACGCCCTGATCGAATTTCGGCCCACAGTACGActaaaccctgggc
Coding sequences:
- the LOC107843954 gene encoding putative germin-like protein 2-1 produces the protein MAKQFLLLNLIALSFSCVVLAFEPSPLQDFCVADPASPVKVNGLACKDPKSVTAEDFYFSGLHLAGNTSNTFGSKVTAVNVAQVPGLNTLGISLARVDYAPWGINPPHTHPRATEILTVLAGSLQVGFVTSNPENRLITKVLKKGDVFVFPIGLVHYQRNVGYGNAVAIAALSSQNPGVISIANAVFGSEPAIETDILAKAFQVDESVASLIQSKF